GAGCAACGCTTCGTTTTCCTCGGGGCTACCTACCGTTAGGCGCAGGCAACCGGCGCAACCGGGCTGGGTCGTGCGGTTGCGGACCACGATTCCTTTTTCCAGCAAGTAGTCGTACACGGCCGTGGCGTCGGGGCGGAAGCGGGCGAGCAGGAAGTTGGCATCCGAAGGGAATACTTCTTCCACAATGCTTACCGCCGGCAAGCGCTCCGCGAGCCAGTCGCGGCCTTTCAGCAGTTCGGTGCGCATGGCCTCGAAGCGTGCGGCATCCTTCAATGCAGCCAGCGCATGCTGCTGCGTTGCCTCCGATATATTATAAGGAGGCTTGATCTTGTTCAGGTAGCCGATGATTTCCGGCGAGGAGAAAGCCATACCCAGGCGCAAACCGGCGAGGCCCCACGCTTTGGAGAAGGTTTGCATCACCACCAGGTTCGGAAACTCCGCTAGGCGCGTCGTCCAACTCGGGGCCGTGGTAAAGTCGGCGTACGCTTCATCTACAACGACCAAACCGCCAAAACCGCGCAGAATTTCTTCCACCCCCTCGGCGTGGAGTAAGTTGCCGGTGGGGTTGTTGGGCGAGCAGATGAACACCAGCTTCGCCTTCGAGGCCACCACCTGCGCCACGATTTCGGGCGACAACTGGAAGTCGGCGGTGAGGGGCAGGCGCTCCACGGCCACATCGTTGAGGTTGGCGGCCACCTCGTACATACCGTAGGTCGGCGGCAAAATCAAGATGCTGTCCTGGCCGGGTACGCAGGTCAGGCGCACGAGCAAGTCAATGGCTTCATCAGAACCGTTACCGAGGAAGATTTGCGCGGGTGCCACACCTTTCAGCGGAGCTAGGTCTGCTTTCACGGCGCGCTGGTGCGGGTCGGGGTAACGGTTGAACCGGTCGGGGCCGGCGCTGCCGAGGCTGTTCTCGTTGGCATCGAGCATTACGCGGGCTTCCCCCTCAAATTCGTCGCGGGCCGACGAGTACGGTTTCATCGCCCGCACATTGGAACGGACCAGGCTTTCTAGATCAAATACCATTTCGTTTTTCATTTAACATCTACCATGTAACAAGGGCTGTCGAAGCGGTGGGCAAGCCGCCGAAGCTAGGTCGCCTCTGTTGGAGCGAGACCCTAGCTTGCCCTAGCTATGCAGCATTCTGGTGGTCATTGTGCGTTACTGGTTAAATGATCAATGTTAACGGCTTACGGCAATAGATTCCAGCCGCAAGGTCACGGCGCGGGCGTGGGCGCGTAGGCCTTCCGCTTCGGCCATCGTTTCCACCACCGGACCCACGTGCAACAAGCCTTCGGGGGTGATGCGCTGGAAGGTAATTTTCTTCAGAAACGAATCGAGCGACACGCCGCTGTAGTTGCGGGCGTAACCGCCGGTGGGCAGCGTGTGGTTCGTGCCGGAGGCGTAGTCGCCGGCGGCTTCGGGCGTGAGGTGACCCAGGAACACCGAGCCGGCGCTGGTTACTCCCCCGGCTAGTGCCTCTGGGTCCTGTACCGACAGAATAAGGTGCTCGGGCGCGTACTGGTTCGAGAAGAACAGCATTTCCTCCGGCGTGCGCAGCAAGATGGCGCGGCTCTCGGCCAGGGCGCGAGCGGCTACGTCGCGGCGCGGCAACTCGGCTAGCTGGCGTTCTACCTCGGCCGTTACTAGCGGCAGCAACTCCACGGAGTCGGTCAGCAGCAACACCTGCGAATCGGGGCCGTGCTCGGCCTGGCTCAGCAGATCGGCCGCGACAAAGGCCGGATTGGCTGTGCGGTCAGCAATGACAAGCACTTCTGAGGGGCCCGCCGGCATGTCGATAGCCACGCCGTGCTGGGTGGCCAGTTGCTTGGCGGCCGTCACGTAGCGGTTGCCGGGCCCGAAAATTTTATCCACGGCCGGCACGCTATCGGTACCACCGGCTAGAGCCGCAATGGCTTGCGCGCCGCCAGCTTTCACGATGGTTTGGATGCCGAGCAATTGGGCGGTGAACAGAATCACGGGGTTCACCGAGCCATCTTTCTGGGGCGGCGTAGTCAGCACCACTTCCGGACAAGCCGCCAATCGGGCCGGCACCCCTAGCATTAATAAGGTGCTGAACAGCGGCGCCGAGCCTCCAGGAATGTACAAACCTACCCGCTGCACCGGCACCGACTTTCGCCAGCACGTCACGCCCGGCATCGTTTCGACCCGAGGTTCTTCCGTGCGCTGGGTGGCGTGAAACTTCCACAAGTTGTCGTACGCCTGCCGGATGGCCGCTTGCAGCTCGGCTGGCACTTGCGCCACGGCCGCAGCTATTTCGGCCGGACTTACGCGCAATTCGGTGAGCGTGGCGCCGTCGAGCTCGGCGGCGTACTGGCGCAGGGCTTCGTCGCCGCGCTGGCGCACGTCGTCAAAAATCTGGCGAACCCGCTCTTCCACCTGGCGGGCTTCGCCAGCCGCGGCGCGCTGCTGAAGCGCAGGCCACTCGGCCGGAACAGGATATTGAAAGACTTGCATGAGCTTAAATGGCTGAATGAGTAAATGGCTGATTGTTCTCGCTTCATGCGAGCAACTGACCATTCACCGCATCTGACAGCATTATTTAAAGTGTACACTCGTGAATTATTAAAGGCCTGCCTGAACGACCAGCCCTTTGACAATTCAACGTTCAACCATTTAACTGATCATTTTCTCAATCGGAAGCACCAGGATGCCTTCGGCACCCACGGCTTTAAGCTGATCCGTTACGTGCCAGAAGTCGTCTTCGTTTACCACCGACTGCACCGACACCCAACCTTCTTCGGCTAGCTTGGTCACGGTGGGCGACTTGATGCCGGGCAGCAGGGCTTTCACTTGGTCGAGGGCCGCAACGGGCGCATTCAAGATAATGTACTTGTTGCGGCGGGCGCGGCGTACAGCTTGCATGCGGAAGCGAAGCTTCTCTAATAAGTGCTGCTTTTCCGCATCTAGGTTTTGGTTGGCAATAAGCACAGCCTCGGAGCGGAAAACCGTTTCTACTTCGCGCAAGCCATTACCTAGCAGCGTTGAGCCCGACGACACAATGTCGCAGATAGCATCGGCTAGGCCAATGCTCGGCGCAATTTCCACCGACCCGCTAATAGTGTGCAACTGGGCTTGCACGCCCTCGCCGGCCAAATAACGGCCTAGGATTTCGGGGTAGGAAGTTGCAATGTTCTTGCCCTGCAAGCTCGCTACGGAGCTGTACTCCGCGCCGCGCGGCACGGCAAGCGACAGGCGGCACTTGCTGAACCCTAGGGCTTCCACTTCCAGCGCCGGGAAACCGGCTTCCACTAGCACGTTCTGACCCACGATACCTAGGTCGGCTACGCCGTCCTGCACGTAGCCGGGAATGTCGTCGTCGCGCAGGAACAGGATTTCGAGCGGGAAATTGGTGGCTTCGGTCTTGAGCTTGTAGGTGCTGCTGACAAACGAAATACCGCACTCACGAATCAGATTCAGGGAATCTTCGCTCAGGCGGCCCGACTTCTGGATGGCCAGACGGATCATAGGGAAAGGTTGAAGGATGAGGGTTGAATGTTGGTTGGACTTCAGAACAGCTCAACACCCAGAATGCAAGAAGAAAAGGAAAGCGCTTGGGGCCAGCAACGGCAAAGGCAAGCGAGGCCGCCTTTTCGGGCGACCAGGGAACCAGAGCGATTCCCCAACGGGGCAATATGATTGTGTGCTTCCTCTAGAAAGAGGAATGATGCCCGTGCTCATGATGGTGCGGCGCGCGCAGGTCGCTGGTAGCCGTGCCCACTGCGGGGGCGGCCCAAAAACCAGGAGTGCGAAAGAGTGGCGCGGCGAGAGACATAGGACTGAATTGCGCAGCAAAAGTAAGCGCTACGGCGAGGCTATAAAATTTTTCCTTCAAAAAATTACGCAAAACCGGATATTTGTCGTTTCCAAACTTGTCGGGCTGGTTTCTGGCGTTCTTGTTCCTTGCGAGCTAGCTGACTTGTGCTGCTGCTCTTCACCTACTTGCATTTGCCCATGATGTTTTCTCGTCTGCTCGCTGGTTGTTGTCTGGGTTTCACATTAGGCAGCTTGCCAGCCCTAGCACAGACCCAAACTCCAGCGGCGGTTACCACGCCTCCTACCCAGCAGCCCCAGGGCGTGCAGCTGCCCTTGCCGCAGGCTAGCCCCCACGTTGTCTTGCAGCAGAATATTGGCCTTACTTCCGTTACCGTCGATTATCATGCCCCTGGCGTAAAGGGCCGCCCTGTATGGGGGCAGTTAGTACCCTGGGAAGAAGTGTGGCGGGCGGGCGCCAACGAAAACACCTTGCTGACCTTTTCCGACACGCTGACGGTCAACGGGCAGGTGGTACCGGCCGGTAAGTACTCGTTTTATGTGTTGCCCCACGCCGAGCGCGACTGGGAATTGATCCTGAACCGCGTCACCACGCACTGGGGTAGCGAAGGCTACGACCCCAAGGACGACCTCGTGCGCTTACCCATTGCCTCGGAGCCCGCGCCCTTCCACGAAACCCTGCTGTACTGGTTTTCGGACGTGGTACCCGCCGGCGGTAAGCTCAACCTAACCTGGGAGAAGCGCACCGTGAGCATGCTCGTTGAGAGCGACGTGCACGGCAAAGTACTAGCGGGCATCACGCAAACGCTAACCCAAAACCCCGGTAACTGGCAGCTCTTAGCCCAGGCAGCCGAGTACCTGGTGCAGAATAATCTCCAGGCCGAGCTAGCCCTGCGCTACATCAACGAATCCATCCGCCTGCACGATGTGTACAGCAACAACTGGATCAAGGCGCGGCTTTTAGCTTCGCAGAAAGACTACACCACCGCCATTGAGTTCGGCCGCAAAGCCCTCAAAATGGGTGACAAAAGCGATGTAGCCTTCAAAAACCAGCTCCCCGACATGCGTGTCCGCCTGACCGAGTGGCAAGGTAAAGCTTATTAAAAGAGCTAGGTTATAACTAAAAGCTCCCCTCCTTTTTTAAGGAGGGGTTGGGGGTTGTCAAACTAGAGCTAGAAGACTAGAACTAGTATCGTTCAACGATTGGAACCACCCCCAACTCCTCCTTAAAAAAGGAGGGGAGCTTTTTAGTTAAAACCTAGCTATGACGCGCAGGTTTACGACGCGCTGCGAAAGGTAATTGGGCACGGAATACGTGACGGAATTAATGTCTTGCACGTAGCTGTAGCCGCCCACGTTATTGGCCGCTAGTACGTTCAGGATTTCTAGGCCCAGCCACAGACTTTCAAACTGACCAGCCCGGCGGCTAGCTTCAGGGCTGTTGCCGAGGGCAATGACCTTAGAAAAACCTAGGTCGACGCGCTTGTAGGAGCGGCTAAGCTTGCTCGTGCCACGCTGCTCGGGGGCGCTGGGGGGCGAGAACGGCAGGCCGGAGCCAAATACCAAGTTCACGTAGCCGCGCACCGACGGATTATTAGGCAAATGGTCCTGGAAGAACACACCTAGGTTTACCCGTTGATCGGTGGGACGGCGAATGTAGCCTTTGGGCTCCTTCCCAATAGGGTTGTTCTCCGCGTTAAAAATGGTGATGGAATCCCCCACCAGGTTTTCGCGGGTGGTTTGCACCCCTAGACTAAACCACGACTCGGCACCTTTTACGAACTCCCCGGCCAAGCGGCCTTCCAACCCGGCGGCGTAGGCCTTGGCGTTGTTCTGGGCAAAGTAGCGCAGCCGCACGTTGTCGACGTCGTAGGGTACCACGTCGGTGAGGTACTTGTAATAGGCTTCGCCGGTAAACTTGAAGTCGCGGCCGGCCTTGTTTTTGAAGCGAATTTCATTGCCCACAATAAAATGCAGGGAACGTTGCGCCCGTAGCTCGGGGTTAAGCTGCGCTTGTTGCACGAATACGCCTTGTGCATCGCGGCCACCGATTTGGTTGCGTAGCTCGCGGTAAAACGGCGGCTGATTGTACACGCCGGTGGCAAACTTATAGGAGACGTTCGGCCGGCGACGCGGCGTGAAGGCGTACTGCACCCGCGGGCTCACAGTCAGCTGCCGGTTCACCGTCCAGTAGTTGGCCCGCATGCCGTAGGTCAGCGTGTGCAACGAATCGAGGTCGATGGTGTGCTGGGCATACCCCTGGTAGCGGTAGCTAGCTAGGTTCAGATCAGAGCGCAGCAACGAACGCCGACGGTCGGGCACGTAGTCAGCCGAGTCAATGAAGCTGTATTCGTCGAGCGTGTCGTGAATCTTTTCGCGGCCCCCTTTCACGCCCCAACGCACAGTATGTTGGCGGCCGGGCGTCCAGCGGCCCCTTGCTTCCAGCGTGGCAATGCGAGCGGTGAGATTGTTGCGCGAGTGGTCGAAGCGGGAGCCCACATCGCGCTGGCGCACGGCCTGGTTGAAGTCCTCGGAGTTGGGGTCGCGGTTGATGTCGGCGAATGTATAGGCGGCTTCCACGTCGCGGTACTCAAACTCGCGCGAAATCAGGGCGCTGGCCAGCAGTTCGCCTTGCAGATTTGGGGTGAAGTTGTGGCGCAGGTTAAGTCCCCCTTGGTACGTATCATACTGCATTCGCTCCCGACCGGAGTAGGCAATAAACACCCGCGTCAGCTGATTGGTAGCCGTACTGAACGTCGCCTGACCCGTTTCGGGCGTGAAGCGGTAGTCGTTGTGGGCAAAGGTGGTAAGCAGACCGAGGGTGGTACGGTCCAGGTTGTCCTGCGGGCCGAGGGCTAGGTTGATATTGGCCTGGCCGTCGTAGAAGGTTGGGTTGTAGCCGCCGCGGGCCTGCTTCAGCGAGTTGAGCACGTACTGGGCATTCTTGTAGCGAATACCGGCCAGATAGCTCACACGCTTGTTGGCCGAGGCCGCGCCCACGTGCGCCGTGCCGCCCACTAGGCTAGCCGTAGCAGAGGCCTCAAACTTCACCGGCCGCTTATAGTCAATGCTCAGCACCGAGGACAGCTTGTCGCCGTACTTGGGTTGCCAACCCCCGGTCGAGAATTCAATCTTACTAACCAAATCCGGGTTCACGAAGCTCAACCCTTCCTGCTGCGCCGCCGTGACCAGAAAGGGCCGATAGATTTCGAACCCATTCACATACACCAGGTTCTCTTCGTAGTTGCCACCCCGCACCGAGTACGTACTCGTCAACTCGTTGTTGGCCACTACGCCGGGCAGCGTAGTCAGGATCTTGTTGAAGTCACCAAAGGCCGAGGGGATTTCCTTGGCCGCGCGCGGGTCCAGGTGCGTGACGCTCACCTGCTCGCGGGTGTCGGCCTCGTCGGAGCGGCCCCGCACAACTACGTTGTTCAGACGGTTGTCGGTGGCCAGGATAATCACTAGGTTTTGGGCGGCGGCTAGGTTCAACGGCAGTCGCTGGCTTTGAAAGCCCACGCGCCGCGCAATAAGCACCAGCGGCTTGGCACCGGCGGCGGGGCGCGTTACGCTAAAAGAAAAGCGCCCACCCGCATCGGTCGTGGCGCCGCCGGGTTGCCCCTCCACGCCTACTACCACCAACTCCAGCGGTTGGCCAGCCGCGTCGCGCACGGCCCCCGCTACGAGCGCCCGCGCTACCTGTTGCGCTACTGCGGCGGGCAAGGGTGCCAGCAACAACAGCAGCCCGAGCACGGACAACCGCTTTTTCACTCCACTACGATATAGGTGCTGCATTAGCCTATTTCTTGTTCTGCTGCGTCAATGCTAGCCGATAATTGCGTCCGCATGTTGGCCAGGGTAGCCACGGGACCTTCGGCTGAGTTGAAGACAAAGCTTCCCGCCACGAGGACATTCGCACCGGCCTCCACCAGGGCTCCCGCGTTATCAAGAGTCACGCCACCATCGACCTCGATCAGCGCCGACGAGCCGCAATCGATTAGCAACTCTTTCAGCGCGGCCACTTTACGCAATGTATTCGGGATGAATGTTTGTCCGCCAAAGCCAGGGTTTACCGACATCACCAGCACGACATCCAGGTCGGCGGCAATATCCTCTAATAAGCCGACGGGCGTATGCGGGTTGAGCGCGACGCCAGCCCGGCAACCTAGGTGCTTGATTTGCTGCACCACGCGGTGTAGGTGCGGGCACGCCTCGTAATGCACCGTGATGCTCGCCGCGCCCGCGTCGCGGAAGGCAGCTAGGTAGTTTTGCGGCTCCTCAATCATCAGGTGCACATCGAAGGGCTGCCGGGCGTGGCGGTGCACGGCTTGCAGTACGCCGGGCCCAAAGGATATATTCGGCACAAAGCGACCGTCCATTACATCATAGTGCAGCCAGTCGGCGGCACTGTCCGCCAGGCCTTCTACTGCAGCTTGTAAGTTGCCATAATCAGCAGCGAGCAGCGACGGAGCGAGCAAAGGCGCCATCCGGCGAGTAGTAGTATCATTCATAGCACGAAAATAAGGAGTTGGTCGTTGCCGGTTTGCAAC
This Hymenobacter sp. GOD-10R DNA region includes the following protein-coding sequences:
- the hisC gene encoding histidinol-phosphate transaminase, whose translation is MKNEMVFDLESLVRSNVRAMKPYSSARDEFEGEARVMLDANENSLGSAGPDRFNRYPDPHQRAVKADLAPLKGVAPAQIFLGNGSDEAIDLLVRLTCVPGQDSILILPPTYGMYEVAANLNDVAVERLPLTADFQLSPEIVAQVVASKAKLVFICSPNNPTGNLLHAEGVEEILRGFGGLVVVDEAYADFTTAPSWTTRLAEFPNLVVMQTFSKAWGLAGLRLGMAFSSPEIIGYLNKIKPPYNISEATQQHALAALKDAARFEAMRTELLKGRDWLAERLPAVSIVEEVFPSDANFLLARFRPDATAVYDYLLEKGIVVRNRTTQPGCAGCLRLTVGSPEENEALLAALQQFEG
- the hisD gene encoding histidinol dehydrogenase, with translation MQVFQYPVPAEWPALQQRAAAGEARQVEERVRQIFDDVRQRGDEALRQYAAELDGATLTELRVSPAEIAAAVAQVPAELQAAIRQAYDNLWKFHATQRTEEPRVETMPGVTCWRKSVPVQRVGLYIPGGSAPLFSTLLMLGVPARLAACPEVVLTTPPQKDGSVNPVILFTAQLLGIQTIVKAGGAQAIAALAGGTDSVPAVDKIFGPGNRYVTAAKQLATQHGVAIDMPAGPSEVLVIADRTANPAFVAADLLSQAEHGPDSQVLLLTDSVELLPLVTAEVERQLAELPRRDVAARALAESRAILLRTPEEMLFFSNQYAPEHLILSVQDPEALAGGVTSAGSVFLGHLTPEAAGDYASGTNHTLPTGGYARNYSGVSLDSFLKKITFQRITPEGLLHVGPVVETMAEAEGLRAHARAVTLRLESIAVSR
- the hisG gene encoding ATP phosphoribosyltransferase, which gives rise to MIRLAIQKSGRLSEDSLNLIRECGISFVSSTYKLKTEATNFPLEILFLRDDDIPGYVQDGVADLGIVGQNVLVEAGFPALEVEALGFSKCRLSLAVPRGAEYSSVASLQGKNIATSYPEILGRYLAGEGVQAQLHTISGSVEIAPSIGLADAICDIVSSGSTLLGNGLREVETVFRSEAVLIANQNLDAEKQHLLEKLRFRMQAVRRARRNKYIILNAPVAALDQVKALLPGIKSPTVTKLAEEGWVSVQSVVNEDDFWHVTDQLKAVGAEGILVLPIEKMIS
- a CDS encoding DUF2911 domain-containing protein encodes the protein MMFSRLLAGCCLGFTLGSLPALAQTQTPAAVTTPPTQQPQGVQLPLPQASPHVVLQQNIGLTSVTVDYHAPGVKGRPVWGQLVPWEEVWRAGANENTLLTFSDTLTVNGQVVPAGKYSFYVLPHAERDWELILNRVTTHWGSEGYDPKDDLVRLPIASEPAPFHETLLYWFSDVVPAGGKLNLTWEKRTVSMLVESDVHGKVLAGITQTLTQNPGNWQLLAQAAEYLVQNNLQAELALRYINESIRLHDVYSNNWIKARLLASQKDYTTAIEFGRKALKMGDKSDVAFKNQLPDMRVRLTEWQGKAY
- a CDS encoding TonB-dependent receptor; its protein translation is MKKRLSVLGLLLLLAPLPAAVAQQVARALVAGAVRDAAGQPLELVVVGVEGQPGGATTDAGGRFSFSVTRPAAGAKPLVLIARRVGFQSQRLPLNLAAAQNLVIILATDNRLNNVVVRGRSDEADTREQVSVTHLDPRAAKEIPSAFGDFNKILTTLPGVVANNELTSTYSVRGGNYEENLVYVNGFEIYRPFLVTAAQQEGLSFVNPDLVSKIEFSTGGWQPKYGDKLSSVLSIDYKRPVKFEASATASLVGGTAHVGAASANKRVSYLAGIRYKNAQYVLNSLKQARGGYNPTFYDGQANINLALGPQDNLDRTTLGLLTTFAHNDYRFTPETGQATFSTATNQLTRVFIAYSGRERMQYDTYQGGLNLRHNFTPNLQGELLASALISREFEYRDVEAAYTFADINRDPNSEDFNQAVRQRDVGSRFDHSRNNLTARIATLEARGRWTPGRQHTVRWGVKGGREKIHDTLDEYSFIDSADYVPDRRRSLLRSDLNLASYRYQGYAQHTIDLDSLHTLTYGMRANYWTVNRQLTVSPRVQYAFTPRRRPNVSYKFATGVYNQPPFYRELRNQIGGRDAQGVFVQQAQLNPELRAQRSLHFIVGNEIRFKNKAGRDFKFTGEAYYKYLTDVVPYDVDNVRLRYFAQNNAKAYAAGLEGRLAGEFVKGAESWFSLGVQTTRENLVGDSITIFNAENNPIGKEPKGYIRRPTDQRVNLGVFFQDHLPNNPSVRGYVNLVFGSGLPFSPPSAPEQRGTSKLSRSYKRVDLGFSKVIALGNSPEASRRAGQFESLWLGLEILNVLAANNVGGYSYVQDINSVTYSVPNYLSQRVVNLRVIARF
- the rpe gene encoding ribulose-phosphate 3-epimerase; the protein is MAPLLAPSLLAADYGNLQAAVEGLADSAADWLHYDVMDGRFVPNISFGPGVLQAVHRHARQPFDVHLMIEEPQNYLAAFRDAGAASITVHYEACPHLHRVVQQIKHLGCRAGVALNPHTPVGLLEDIAADLDVVLVMSVNPGFGGQTFIPNTLRKVAALKELLIDCGSSALIEVDGGVTLDNAGALVEAGANVLVAGSFVFNSAEGPVATLANMRTQLSASIDAAEQEIG